The Thermococcus peptonophilus genomic sequence CAGAAGGAGAAACCGTGTTTTGTGGAGAACTGGAACGGCTGGACGTTAAAGAGCGTCTTTCCACCTTGCGAAGCGGCCCTGGCATGGGCCATCAGCACGACTTCAGAATCGTCTTCTATGAGGGAATTAAGCAGGTTCTCAGCATGGGGGTCGTTGAATACCGGCAGAACCGATCTGTAGTGTGTGGCGTTTTCTTCCTTCAGAAGGATGTACCCCCAGCCGTCGGGGTGTTGGGTCTTCTTGTTCCTCTTCTCCCTATACGGGTCTTTTTGGGCGGATTTTACTAGGGCATCAAAAAGGGGGGCGACGTCATGCCCCTTACCGCGGGCAAAGAGTACTCTGCACATATTTTCACTCACCGCATGTTTTACGGCATCAGACCACAAAAGCTTTTAGGTCATGAGATGAGTCTGAGCCATGATGCAAGGGCTTGAGAGTGCAGTGCTGACTGTAATGTCCCGCATTGGCAAACACCGCTCCCTCTACGAGAAAAATGAAGAGGCCGTGAAACAGCACCTCATCGGGGAGATAATGACGGCCCTCGGCTGGGATTGGAACAACCCCGAGGAAGTCCGGCCGGAAGAGAGAACCGAGGATGGAAGGGCAGACTATGCGCTCTTCCTGAACGGTGAGACAGTGGCGTTCCTTGAAGCTAAAAACCTCGGCGTTAACATTCTGAAGAGGGACGAACCACTGAGACAGCTCGCAAGGTACTGCTTCAGCAGGGGGGTTAAGTACGGGATACTGAGCAACGGGGCAGTATGGATAGCCCTGAAGGCCTTTGCGGAGGGGACTTCGCTGAAAGACAGGGTTCTCTTCGTCGTAAACCTTGAGGAGGAACCTCTGGAGAGGGCCGTTCTCAAGCTCTCCCTGTTCTCGAAGGAGAACCTGCCAAAAGTGGAGAAGCTGGCGATTCTTCTGAAGGCATTGGAGACAGCCTACGGTGCGCTTGTTTCTGAGGGCTTTTCAGGAGATTCCCTCCTCCACTACCTGCAGGCAAGGGGCCCGGCTTTATTGCCTGTTTCGGCCTTAAGCGGTGGGGAAGTTGTGAAGGCC encodes the following:
- a CDS encoding type I restriction endonuclease, producing MQGLESAVLTVMSRIGKHRSLYEKNEEAVKQHLIGEIMTALGWDWNNPEEVRPEERTEDGRADYALFLNGETVAFLEAKNLGVNILKRDEPLRQLARYCFSRGVKYGILSNGAVWIALKAFAEGTSLKDRVLFVVNLEEEPLERAVLKLSLFSKENLPKVEKLAILLKALETAYGALVSEGFSGDSLLHYLQARGPALLPVSALSGGEVVKALYIYEDGWKPVPLGDRTPKGVLLAVLDYLEARSGGRKAEEVRKVKRFLSSADIPEEKILTILRGIEEDEGLKLAVEL